A single genomic interval of Pyrus communis chromosome 5, drPyrComm1.1, whole genome shotgun sequence harbors:
- the LOC137733932 gene encoding disease resistance protein RGA2-like, whose translation MAEGVLFNIAERIIVRLGNCAFQKIGSIWGVQDELNKLKETVAGFQDVLLDAEQKQANNNEVKLWLQSVEDAVYEADDVLDEFNTEVQRRQVMRDNTKLSKVRLFFSSSNQLVFGLEMSHKIKDINKRLSEVASRRPSDLNNNLEDTRFRLRERLAHSFVPRENIIGRDEDKMAIIQLLLYPISTENVSTISIVGIGGLGKSALAQVIFNDEVIQKHFELKIWICVSNIFELDILAKKILKADELDKKQRDKVDQLDMDQLQIDLRKKVDGKKYLLVLDDVWNEDPHKWFSLMDLLKCGGEGSRILITTRTKTVAMTSHTTKQYPLRGLNEVQSWSLFKKMTFQDGKEPENSTNKAVGMEVVRKCQGVPLAIRTIGGMLRNKHHEIEWFNFKERKLSKISQKEDDILPTLKLSYDVLPSHLKHCFAYCSLFPPDYDISVPRLIRLWVAQGFIKSSDENDCLEDVAFDYYRELLSRSFFQEEKTNEFGIISCKMHDLMNELAISVSGVGSTVVDLNRKNFDEKLRHVSFNFDIDLSKCEVPTSLLKASKIRTFLFLRQQSWSDHQSPSSNAFYTTIVSNFKSLRMLSLNALGITTLPNCLKKMKRLRYLDLSGNPMKRLPDWMVGLSNLETLDLSYCRGLVELPRDIKKMINLRHLILEGCIWLTGMPRGISELNGVRTLNRFVLSESNCLGRGGSVGLAELGTLQELRGHLEIYNLRHVVSESNVGTPLKDKHHLHSLELCWIPREDVSAVDEEDIIKSMEVLQPHSNLKRLSVNEYRGVRFASWFSSLINIVNLELWFCKRCQRLPPLDHLPSLKSLTMFGLEKLEYISENESSNSMSDEMMRISSFRSLEYLYIADCPVLKGWWRAHTHNSDDSSSSTENLSLPSFSCLSTLRIKNCRNLTSLPEGIRGLPCLNTLDIQQCPMLSERYNKETGEDWPKIAHIPHIDIY comes from the exons ATGGCGGAAGGAGTTCTCTTCAACATTGCAGAGCGGATCATTGTAAGGCTTGGAAACTGTGCTTTCCAAAAGATTGGATCGATTTGGGGTGTCCAAGATGAGCTCAACAAGCTCAAGGAGACCGTTGCTGGATTCCAAGATGTTCTCCTTGATGCTGAGCAAAAGCAAGCCAACAACAATGAAGTCAAGTTGTGGCTCCAAAGCGTAGAAGATGCAGTTTATGAAGCTGATGACGTGCTGGATGAGTTTAATACTGAAGTTCAGAGGAGACAAGTGATGCGTGACAATACTAAGCTGTCAAAG GTGCGCCTTTTCTTTTCTAGCTCAAATCAACTTGTTTTTGGGTTAGAGATGAGTCATAAGATAAAAGATATTAACAAGAGGCTTAGTGAGGTTGCATCCCGTAGACCCAGTgacttaaacaataatcttgAAGATACAAGATTTAGATTGAGAGAGAGGCTCGCTCACTCATTTGTCCCTAGGGAAAATATTATAGGGAGAGATGAAGATAAAATGGCAATTATCCAACTTTTGTTGTATCCCATCTCAACCGAGAATGTGTCAACCATTTCCATAGTTGGAATTGGAGGATTGGGGAAAAGTGCCCTTGCCCAAGTCATATTCAATGATGAGGTGattcaaaagcattttgagttgaaAATATGGATATGTGTCTCTAATATATTTGAGTTGGATATATTGGCCAAGAAAATCCTAAAAGCTGACGAGCTTGATAAGAAGCAGCGTGATAAGGTGGACCAGCTTGATATGGATCAGCTGCAAATTGATCTTAGAAAAAAAGTAGATGGGAAGAAATACCTACTTGTGTTGGATGATGTGTGGAATGAGGATCCACATAAGTGGTTTAGCTTGATGGACTTGTTAAAGTGTGGTGGAGAAGGTAGTAGAATATTAATAACCACTCGTACTAAAACCGTTGCGATGACATCACACACAACTAAACAGTACCCCTTAAGGGGTTTGAATGAAGTGCAAAGCTGGTCCTTATTTAAGAAAATGACTTTTCAAGATGGAAAAGAACCAGAGAATTCAACAAATAAGGCAGTTGGGATGGAGGTTGTAAGAAAATGTCAGGGAGTTCCACTCGCTATAAGGACGATAGGTGGGATGTTGCGCAACAAACATCATGAAATAGAATGGTTTAATTTCAAAGAAAGGAAACTTTCAAAAATAAGTCAAAAAGAAGATGATATTTTACCAACACTCAAACTAAGTTATGATGTGCTCCCATCACATTTGAAGCATTGTTTTGCTTATTGTAGCTTGTTCCCACCTGATTATGATATCTCTGTACCAAGATTGATTAGACTTTGGGTGGCACAAGGGTTCATCAAGTCATCCGACGAAAACGACTGTTTAGAGGATGTTGCATTTGACTATTACAGGGAATTGTTGTCCAGATCGttttttcaagaagaaaaaacaaatgagTTTGGTATAATAAGTTGTAAAATgcatgatctcatgaatgaacTTGCAATCTCTGTGTCGGGGGTCGGAAGCACTGTAGTTGATCTAAACCGAAAGAATTTTGATGAAAAGCTTCGTCATGTATCTTTcaattttgatattgatttgtcGAAATGCGAAGTGCCAACATCCTTGCTAAAAGCAAGCAAGATAcgaacctttctttttcttcggcAACAAAGTTGGAGTGATCACCAAAGTCCCTCAAGTAATGCattttatactacaattgtttcaaattttaagtCATTACGGATGTTGAGTCTCAATGCATTAGGAATTACAACATTACCTAATTGTCTTAAAAAAATGAAACGTTTGAGATATCTTGATCTTAGTGGGAATCCCATGAAGAGACTTCCAGATTGGATGGTTGGACTTTCGAATTTGGAAACACTAGATCTCTCATACTGTAGGGGTCTTGTGGAATTGCCTAGagacattaaaaaaatgatcaacTTGAGGCATCTCATCTTGGAAGGCTGTATTTGGTTGACTGGAATGCCACGTGGAATTAGTGAATTGAATGGTGTTCGAACATTGAATAGATTTGTTTTGAGCGAAAGCAACTGTTTGGGGAGGGGCGGTAGTGTTGGTCTTGCTGAGCTGGGGACCCTTCAGGAATTAAGGGGACATTTAGAAATTTATAATTTGAGGCATGTGGTGTCAGAATCAAATGTTGGTACACCTCTCAAGGACAAACACCATCTCCATTCGTTGGAATTGTGCTGGATACCTCGAGAAGATGTAAGCGCAGTTGATGAGGAGGATATTATAAAGTCAATGGAAGTATTGCAACCCCATTCTAATCTAAAGCGGTTGTCGGTGAATGAGTACAGAGGTGTGAGGTTTGCGAGTTGGTTTTCTTCTCTCATAAATATTGTTAATCTCGAATTGTGGTTTTGTAAGAGATGCCAACGTCTTCCGCCCTTGGATCATTTGCCTTCCCTTAAGTCTCTTACAATGTTTGGGTTGGAGAAGTTGGAGTACATATCAGAGAATGAGAGCAGTAATAGTATGAGTGATGAGATGATGAGGATCTCATCCTTTCGCTCCCTGGAGTACCTTTATATAGCAGATTGCCCTGTTCTGAAGGGATGGTGGAGGGCCCACACTCATAACAGTGATGATTCTTCTTCATCAACGGAAAATTTGTCGTTGCCTTCTTTTTCCTGTCTTTCTACATTGAGGATCAAGAATTGTCGTAATCTAACTTCACTGCCAGAAGGGATTCGTGGACTCCCCTGTTTAAATACACTGGATATTCAGCAATGCCCCATGTTAAGCGAAAGATACAATAAAGAAACAGGTGAGGACTGGCCTAAGATTGCTCACATCCCACACATTGACATTTATTAA